One part of the Arthrobacter sp. EM1 genome encodes these proteins:
- the rnc gene encoding ribonuclease III, which produces MSSTEELLKRLGVSIDAGTLRLALTHRSYAYENGGIPTNERLEFLGDSILGFSVTDALYRDNPTLPEGDLAKRRSAVVSTRALAGIGRSIGLGEFIYLGQGEKLTEGKNKASILADTMEALIGATYISNDIETARQLVMRLIGPLLKDAAALGAGTDWKTNIQELAAARQLGTINYAVEGSGPDHARTFEAILRIGGNDYGNGSGNSKKEAEQEAAADAWRRLSAPPAAEPAAVPVEPAPEGQQLQSQPGA; this is translated from the coding sequence ATGTCTTCAACTGAAGAGCTTCTGAAGCGTCTCGGTGTCTCTATTGACGCCGGGACGCTTCGTCTTGCGCTCACACACCGTTCCTACGCCTACGAAAACGGCGGTATCCCCACCAACGAACGTCTCGAGTTCCTGGGCGACTCCATTTTGGGGTTCTCGGTCACCGACGCGTTGTACCGTGACAACCCCACACTGCCCGAAGGGGACCTGGCCAAGCGCCGGTCCGCCGTCGTGAGCACCCGTGCCCTCGCGGGCATCGGCCGCAGCATCGGGCTCGGGGAGTTCATCTACCTGGGGCAGGGCGAAAAGCTCACCGAGGGTAAAAACAAAGCGTCCATCCTCGCGGACACCATGGAAGCGCTGATCGGCGCCACCTATATCTCCAATGACATTGAAACCGCACGCCAGCTGGTCATGCGGCTGATCGGGCCGTTGCTGAAGGACGCCGCTGCGCTCGGCGCGGGGACCGACTGGAAAACGAACATCCAGGAGCTGGCGGCCGCCCGCCAGCTCGGGACGATCAACTATGCAGTGGAGGGTTCCGGGCCGGACCACGCCCGCACGTTCGAGGCCATCCTGCGGATCGGCGGCAACGACTACGGCAACGGCTCCGGAAACTCCAAAAAAGAGGCGGAACAGGAAGCTGCAGCGGACGCCTGGCGCAGGCTCTCCGCACCGCCGGCGGCGGAACCGGCAGCGGTGCCCGTCGAACCCGCGCCCGAGGGGCAGCAACTGCAGTCCCAGCCCGGCGCCTAG
- the rpmF gene encoding 50S ribosomal protein L32, whose translation MAVPKRKMSRSNTRARRSQWKATAPHLVKTVENGQVTYSLPHQAKVVTDSAGTALFLEYKGRKVADV comes from the coding sequence GTGGCTGTCCCGAAGCGGAAAATGTCTCGCTCGAATACCCGCGCCCGCCGCTCCCAGTGGAAGGCAACCGCCCCCCACCTGGTGAAGACTGTCGAGAACGGCCAGGTTACATACAGCCTGCCGCACCAGGCAAAGGTCGTTACCGACTCGGCTGGCACCGCGCTGTTCCTTGAATACAAGGGCCGCAAGGTCGCAGACGTCTAA
- a CDS encoding YceD family protein, with protein sequence MAFDVKDLGRSPGSMRTLKEHVPAPEDLGVALIGVQQGSDVELDLRLEAVHEGILVSGTAHVEVTGECGRCLDPLAYDQEVDVQELFFYEDAEFSDEEDEEEQRRVEHDLIDLEPVLRDAVVTILPFQPVCREDCQGLCSECGVRLEDEPGHHHEVVDPRWAALADLAKPDRQN encoded by the coding sequence TTGGCGTTCGACGTCAAGGACCTCGGACGCAGTCCGGGAAGCATGCGGACGCTGAAGGAACATGTACCCGCACCAGAAGATCTTGGTGTGGCGCTCATTGGTGTGCAGCAAGGCTCGGATGTTGAGCTGGATCTGCGGCTGGAGGCCGTACACGAAGGAATTTTGGTATCAGGAACCGCGCACGTAGAAGTTACTGGCGAATGCGGCCGATGCCTGGATCCCCTTGCGTATGACCAAGAGGTCGATGTGCAAGAACTTTTCTTCTACGAGGACGCAGAGTTCTCGGATGAAGAAGACGAAGAAGAGCAACGTCGAGTCGAGCACGATCTGATCGATCTTGAACCGGTGTTGCGGGACGCAGTTGTTACCATACTGCCGTTCCAGCCGGTGTGCCGGGAAGACTGCCAGGGCCTTTGCTCCGAATGCGGAGTTCGCCTGGAAGACGAGCCGGGGCATCACCACGAGGTGGTAGATCCTCGCTGGGCTGCCCTAGCTGACTTGGCTAAGCCTGACCGGCAAAACTGA
- the coaD gene encoding pantetheine-phosphate adenylyltransferase — translation MRRAVCPGSFDPIHNGHLEVIARAAGLFDEVIVGVSTNYAKKYRFTLEERLDMARETLASLRGIVVEPVGEGLLAEYCRQRGVSAIVKGLRSSSDFDYELPMATMNRQLTGVETVFLPAESHYLHLSSTLIKEVFSLGGNVSEFVPRSVLKRLRGGDPVQDQPRRG, via the coding sequence ATGAGACGCGCCGTATGCCCTGGCTCCTTTGATCCGATCCACAACGGCCACCTGGAAGTCATCGCCAGGGCCGCCGGTCTCTTTGACGAGGTTATTGTGGGCGTCTCCACAAACTACGCCAAGAAATACCGCTTCACCCTCGAGGAACGCCTTGATATGGCCAGGGAAACCCTGGCGTCCCTGCGCGGCATAGTTGTGGAACCGGTAGGGGAGGGACTGCTCGCGGAGTACTGCCGCCAGCGGGGGGTGTCCGCCATCGTCAAGGGCCTGCGTTCCTCCTCCGACTTCGACTACGAACTGCCGATGGCGACGATGAACCGCCAACTCACCGGCGTCGAGACGGTCTTCCTTCCCGCCGAAAGCCACTACCTGCACTTGTCTTCGACGCTGATCAAGGAAGTGTTTTCCCTGGGCGGCAATGTGTCCGAGTTTGTGCCCCGCTCCGTGCTGAAACGGCTGCGCGGCGGCGATCCGGTCCAGGACCAGCCGCGCAGAGGGTAA
- a CDS encoding SDR family NAD(P)-dependent oxidoreductase: MSASSIPFTVSGGAVLVTGAAMGMGRLYALRAAREGAAVVILWDVDADGLAKTAAEVAALGARAVVREVDLADRAAIADAAEACREEGPLTLLVNNAGIVRGALFWDHSPELDIALTMDINALAPMYVTHAFLPAMMADAGRPRRILNIASAAGTVSNPRMSVYAASKWAVIGWSDSLRLELEQQGFGHLAVTTFCPSYISTGMFEGARGPLLTPLMTPDDAVDRAWRATAAGRPQLIAPAAAQLGKVLRGILPVRAWDFVGGKVFGIYATMDKFTGRGRKTGS; the protein is encoded by the coding sequence ATGTCAGCATCAAGCATTCCCTTTACCGTCTCCGGCGGCGCGGTTCTCGTGACCGGGGCCGCCATGGGCATGGGCCGCCTGTACGCCCTGCGGGCGGCCCGCGAGGGCGCCGCCGTCGTAATTCTCTGGGACGTCGACGCCGACGGCCTCGCCAAGACCGCCGCCGAGGTAGCCGCCCTCGGAGCGCGCGCCGTCGTCCGGGAGGTGGATCTCGCCGACCGCGCAGCGATTGCCGACGCCGCCGAGGCGTGCCGGGAGGAAGGCCCGCTGACCCTGCTGGTCAATAACGCCGGAATCGTTCGCGGCGCGCTCTTCTGGGACCACAGCCCGGAGCTGGACATCGCACTGACCATGGATATCAACGCGCTGGCACCGATGTACGTCACCCACGCGTTCCTGCCGGCCATGATGGCCGACGCCGGCCGGCCCCGCCGGATCCTCAACATCGCCTCGGCCGCCGGCACCGTCTCCAATCCGCGGATGAGCGTGTACGCCGCGTCCAAGTGGGCTGTCATCGGCTGGAGCGATTCGCTCCGGCTGGAGCTCGAACAGCAAGGCTTCGGCCACCTCGCAGTCACGACGTTCTGCCCCAGCTACATTTCCACCGGGATGTTCGAGGGCGCCCGCGGACCGCTGCTGACGCCGCTGATGACCCCGGACGACGCCGTTGACCGCGCCTGGCGGGCCACTGCCGCCGGCCGGCCGCAACTGATCGCCCCGGCGGCTGCGCAATTGGGCAAGGTGCTGCGCGGCATACTGCCGGTGCGGGCCTGGGACTTCGTGGGCGGGAAGGTGTTCGGGATCTACGCCACGATGGACAAGTTCACCGGGCGCGGCCGGAAGACGGGCAGCTGA
- a CDS encoding aminotransferase class I/II-fold pyridoxal phosphate-dependent enzyme: MNFPQPSPWQRTAAGANLLSPDGSLGVTIFEEMTTLALQTGAINLGQGFPDEDGPVEIKAAAQAAIAAGANQYAPGKGILELREAISLHQERFYGLAPDPQTEIIVTTGATEAIAASLLALVGPGDEVLTFEPFYDSYGAIIGLSGARHVTAPLLAPDFMPDLDALEAAFSSRTKVVLVNNPHNPTGAVFPLEVLERVVELATRHNAVIITDEVYEHLTFGARHIPVATLPGAAERTLTISSAGKTFSFTGWKIGWLSGPEHLVAAARTVKQFLSYSSGTPFQSAIAAGLGLPDEFFTGIADTLQLKRDVLSDGLRAAGFDVLTPQGTYFVNVDTAPLGISDAVELARRLPSLVGVAAIPVAVFCHPDGAERTRSLLRFAFCKRISVLQEAAERLATLRDRL, translated from the coding sequence ATGAACTTCCCCCAACCGTCCCCCTGGCAGCGGACCGCGGCAGGAGCGAACCTGCTCTCCCCCGACGGCAGCCTCGGCGTCACCATCTTCGAGGAAATGACCACCCTCGCCCTGCAGACGGGTGCCATCAACCTCGGCCAGGGTTTCCCGGACGAAGACGGCCCGGTGGAAATCAAGGCTGCCGCGCAGGCCGCCATCGCTGCCGGCGCCAACCAGTACGCCCCCGGGAAGGGCATCCTGGAGCTGCGGGAGGCGATTTCCCTGCACCAGGAACGCTTCTACGGGCTGGCCCCGGATCCGCAAACCGAAATTATTGTCACTACCGGCGCCACCGAGGCTATCGCAGCCTCGCTGTTGGCGCTTGTGGGGCCGGGCGACGAGGTCCTCACCTTCGAGCCGTTCTACGACTCCTACGGTGCGATTATTGGCCTCTCCGGTGCCCGGCACGTCACCGCACCGCTGCTGGCCCCTGACTTTATGCCGGACCTGGACGCGCTCGAGGCAGCGTTCAGCAGCCGCACCAAGGTGGTGCTGGTGAACAACCCGCACAATCCCACCGGGGCGGTGTTCCCGCTCGAGGTGCTCGAACGCGTCGTCGAGCTCGCCACCAGGCACAACGCCGTGATCATCACCGACGAGGTGTACGAGCACCTCACCTTTGGTGCCCGGCACATCCCGGTGGCCACGCTGCCGGGCGCCGCGGAACGGACGCTGACCATTTCTTCCGCCGGGAAAACCTTTTCTTTTACCGGCTGGAAGATCGGTTGGCTCAGCGGACCAGAGCATCTGGTCGCCGCCGCCCGCACGGTCAAGCAGTTCCTGAGCTACAGCTCCGGTACGCCGTTCCAGAGCGCCATTGCGGCCGGACTGGGCCTGCCGGATGAGTTCTTCACCGGAATCGCCGATACCCTCCAGCTCAAACGGGACGTCCTCAGTGACGGTCTGCGGGCCGCGGGCTTCGACGTGCTGACACCGCAGGGAACGTACTTCGTCAACGTGGACACGGCTCCGCTCGGCATCTCCGACGCCGTGGAGCTGGCCCGACGCCTGCCGTCCCTGGTGGGTGTCGCAGCCATTCCGGTCGCGGTCTTTTGCCACCCGGACGGCGCCGAACGCACCCGGAGCCTGCTGCGCTTCGCGTTTTGCAAGAGGATTAGCGTCCTGCAGGAAGCCGCCGAACGGCTTGCGACCCTCCGCGACCGGCTCTGA
- a CDS encoding fused MFS/spermidine synthase — MRDTPAATRFLRTTGQHATIEPDAFTDGGFVLSIGGAEQSHVNLAEPADIFYEYLRRIGHVVDFAAPWGEPITALHLGAGALTLARYIQATRPGSVQYAVELERELLDFVLQQLPLPDGTELHPLIGDARAALAELPPELSFDVVILDIFSGPEAPEHLACTEFYREAAAKLTARGVLVVNVGDEPGLTLVRSQVAALRRAMTDVAACAETGMFSGRYPGNIILAGTQGPWPEVWTAALTARGPHPAKVLSGIALDAMSD; from the coding sequence ATGCGGGACACTCCCGCGGCCACCCGCTTCCTGCGGACCACCGGCCAACACGCCACGATCGAACCCGATGCCTTTACCGACGGCGGCTTTGTGCTCAGCATCGGCGGGGCGGAACAGTCGCACGTCAACCTGGCCGAGCCCGCGGACATTTTCTACGAGTACCTGCGCCGGATCGGCCACGTGGTGGACTTCGCGGCACCGTGGGGCGAACCCATCACAGCGCTCCATCTTGGGGCCGGGGCGCTGACGCTTGCCCGCTACATCCAGGCCACCCGGCCGGGCTCGGTGCAGTACGCGGTGGAGCTGGAGCGGGAGCTGTTGGACTTTGTGCTGCAGCAGCTCCCGCTGCCGGACGGCACGGAGCTGCACCCGCTGATCGGCGACGCCAGGGCGGCCCTGGCCGAACTGCCGCCGGAACTGAGCTTCGACGTTGTGATCCTGGACATTTTCTCCGGGCCCGAGGCACCCGAACACCTCGCCTGCACCGAGTTTTACCGGGAGGCCGCGGCGAAGCTCACTGCCCGCGGCGTCCTGGTAGTTAATGTGGGCGACGAACCCGGGCTCACCCTGGTCCGCAGCCAGGTGGCCGCGCTGCGCCGGGCCATGACCGACGTCGCCGCTTGCGCTGAGACCGGCATGTTCAGCGGCCGCTATCCCGGCAACATCATCCTGGCCGGCACCCAGGGCCCGTGGCCGGAGGTGTGGACTGCAGCGCTTACCGCACGCGGGCCGCACCCGGCGAAGGTATTGTCCGGGATCGCGCTGGACGCAATGTCGGACTAG
- the rsmD gene encoding 16S rRNA (guanine(966)-N(2))-methyltransferase RsmD, which yields MSRIIAGAAGGSTLVSVPGSLTRPTTDRVKEALFSRLDAFEVIADARVLDLYAGSGSLGVESASRGAHSVDLVEFDGKASAVCQRNADLVNTVVGRKVVSVHRSKVDSFLERTQEGARWDLVFLDPPYPLDEPGLAAVLAQLVPQLAEGAVVVVERSSRTPEPSWPAGMERFAERKYGETKLWFAEPGVEEVPADASGAEPAEGAERGG from the coding sequence ATGAGCCGCATCATCGCCGGCGCCGCCGGTGGAAGCACCTTGGTCAGTGTCCCGGGATCGTTGACCCGGCCCACCACCGACCGGGTCAAGGAAGCGCTCTTCTCGCGGCTGGACGCCTTCGAGGTGATAGCGGACGCCCGCGTGCTGGACCTCTACGCGGGATCCGGTTCCCTCGGTGTGGAAAGTGCCAGCCGGGGCGCGCACAGTGTGGACCTGGTGGAATTTGACGGCAAGGCCAGCGCGGTCTGCCAGCGCAACGCCGACCTCGTTAATACCGTTGTGGGGCGCAAAGTGGTTTCCGTGCACCGCTCGAAAGTCGATTCGTTCCTTGAACGGACCCAGGAGGGTGCCCGCTGGGACCTCGTCTTCCTGGATCCGCCCTACCCGCTGGACGAGCCGGGGCTGGCCGCGGTGCTCGCGCAGCTGGTCCCGCAGCTGGCCGAAGGTGCCGTCGTCGTGGTGGAGCGTTCATCGCGGACCCCCGAGCCGTCCTGGCCGGCGGGGATGGAACGCTTTGCGGAACGCAAGTACGGGGAGACGAAGCTCTGGTTCGCCGAACCGGGCGTGGAAGAAGTCCCGGCGGACGCATCGGGGGCAGAACCAGCGGAAGGAGCGGAGCGTGGCGGCTAG
- a CDS encoding ATP-dependent DNA helicase RecG yields the protein MNAKPGTEPGTTDLGTTELGATELGATEPGTTELGLGLERRIGKRSATVIEKHLGITTVGGLLNYFPRRYLDRGELTPISEVPLDEDVTLIARVVSSSTRSMRARRGSLTDVVISDDAGTGLPGTLKVSFFNGFRAKAALLPGRRALFSGKVTRYAGALGLTNPDFLLLDEDPEAPGKDPEMLAAMPIPVYPATAKLTSWSIQKVIETLLDTADLDAVPDPLPAEIADREHFLPIAEAYRLIHAPQGNADWQHAQDRFRYQEALVLQSALARRRAQLAAEEATARRPLADGLLTAFDRQLPFTLTAGQAAVGKTLAAELAQDSPMNRLLQGEVGSGKTIVALRAMLQVVDAGGQAALLAPTEVLAAQHFDSIRRTLGPLSRDGLLGGTDAVQVTLLTGSMPTAARKQAMLDAASGNAGIIIGTHALLSDNVSFYDLGLIVVDEQHRFGVEQRDALRSKASKPPHLLVMTATPIPRTVAMTVFGDLETSVLDELPAGRAPITTHVVGLAEHPAWATRIWTRSREEIDAGHQVYIVCPKIGSDDDGDFSPGEAEPSDADLAGDNGARELASVTGVVEQLRDEPALAGVSVAPLHGRQDPVLKSGTMASFTANQTKLLVSTTVIEVGVDVHNATLMVILDADRFGISQLHQLRGRVGRGGLPGMCLLVTTLEPGHPSRRRLDAVAATTDGFELSQEDLKLRREGDILGASQSGGRSTLKLLRVLEHEDVIVRARQDAWRIVGADPSLESHPDLAAAIDEYLNPEKEAFLERG from the coding sequence ATGAACGCTAAACCCGGCACCGAACCGGGCACCACCGATCTGGGCACCACCGAACTGGGCGCCACCGAACTGGGCGCCACCGAACCGGGCACCACCGAACTCGGGCTGGGCCTGGAACGCCGGATCGGCAAGCGTTCGGCGACGGTGATCGAAAAGCATCTCGGCATCACCACGGTTGGCGGTCTGCTGAATTACTTCCCCCGCCGCTACCTGGACCGCGGCGAACTCACCCCGATCAGTGAGGTCCCGCTCGACGAGGACGTTACCCTCATCGCCCGGGTCGTCTCCAGCAGCACCCGGTCGATGCGCGCCCGCCGTGGTTCCCTGACCGACGTCGTGATTTCCGACGACGCCGGGACCGGGCTCCCCGGCACCCTGAAGGTAAGTTTTTTCAACGGTTTCCGGGCCAAGGCCGCACTGCTGCCGGGCCGGCGCGCTTTGTTCTCCGGCAAGGTCACCCGCTACGCCGGTGCCCTGGGGCTGACCAACCCTGATTTCCTGCTGCTGGACGAGGACCCTGAAGCTCCGGGCAAGGATCCGGAAATGCTCGCGGCCATGCCTATCCCGGTGTATCCGGCCACCGCCAAGCTCACCAGCTGGTCCATCCAGAAAGTCATCGAGACGCTGCTGGACACCGCAGACCTCGACGCAGTCCCGGACCCGTTGCCGGCGGAGATCGCGGACCGGGAGCACTTCCTGCCGATCGCGGAGGCCTACCGGCTCATCCATGCCCCGCAAGGGAACGCGGACTGGCAGCACGCACAGGACCGGTTCCGCTACCAGGAAGCGCTGGTGCTCCAGTCCGCGCTCGCCCGGCGCCGGGCCCAGCTCGCCGCGGAGGAAGCCACCGCCCGCCGGCCCCTCGCGGACGGCCTGCTGACAGCCTTTGACCGGCAGTTGCCGTTCACGCTGACCGCCGGCCAGGCCGCCGTCGGCAAGACGCTGGCCGCGGAGCTCGCCCAGGACTCGCCGATGAACCGCCTGCTGCAGGGCGAAGTCGGCTCCGGAAAAACGATTGTGGCCCTGCGCGCCATGCTGCAGGTGGTTGATGCGGGGGGACAGGCTGCCCTGCTGGCGCCCACCGAGGTCCTCGCCGCGCAGCACTTCGATTCGATCCGCCGCACACTCGGCCCGCTGTCCCGGGATGGGCTGCTGGGTGGCACGGACGCCGTCCAGGTCACGCTGCTCACCGGCTCCATGCCCACGGCAGCCCGGAAACAAGCAATGTTGGATGCCGCCTCCGGGAACGCCGGGATCATTATCGGCACCCATGCCCTGCTCAGCGACAACGTCTCCTTCTACGACCTGGGCCTGATCGTGGTCGATGAGCAGCACCGCTTCGGCGTCGAACAACGCGACGCGCTCCGGTCCAAAGCCAGCAAACCCCCGCACCTGCTGGTCATGACCGCCACGCCCATCCCGAGGACAGTGGCCATGACAGTGTTCGGCGACCTGGAAACCTCCGTCCTCGACGAACTACCGGCCGGCCGCGCGCCGATCACCACGCACGTCGTCGGGCTCGCCGAGCACCCGGCCTGGGCCACGCGAATCTGGACGCGCTCCCGGGAAGAGATCGACGCCGGCCACCAGGTCTATATCGTCTGTCCCAAAATCGGCTCGGACGACGACGGCGACTTCAGTCCCGGCGAAGCCGAACCGTCCGACGCTGACCTCGCGGGCGACAATGGCGCACGTGAACTGGCATCCGTCACCGGCGTCGTCGAACAGCTCCGCGACGAACCGGCCCTGGCCGGGGTCAGCGTGGCGCCGCTGCACGGCCGGCAGGACCCGGTGCTCAAGTCCGGCACCATGGCCTCTTTCACCGCCAACCAAACCAAGCTCCTGGTCTCCACAACAGTGATCGAGGTGGGTGTGGATGTGCACAACGCCACCCTTATGGTCATTCTTGACGCGGACCGCTTCGGTATCTCCCAGCTCCACCAACTCCGCGGCCGGGTGGGCCGCGGCGGGCTCCCGGGTATGTGCCTGCTCGTGACCACGCTGGAACCGGGCCATCCGAGCCGGCGCCGCCTCGACGCCGTCGCCGCGACCACCGACGGCTTTGAACTTTCCCAGGAGGACCTCAAGCTGCGCCGGGAGGGCGACATCCTGGGCGCCTCCCAGTCCGGCGGCCGTTCCACGCTGAAGCTCCTGCGGGTCCTGGAACACGAGGACGTGATCGTCCGGGCGCGGCAGGACGCGTGGCGCATTGTCGGCGCGGACCCGTCGCTGGAGTCCCACCCCGACCTCGCCGCGGCAATCGACGAATACCTCAATCCGGAAAAGGAGGCGTTCCTTGAACGCGGCTAA
- a CDS encoding DAK2 domain-containing protein, which translates to MKRWLGKAETTLGNHSDRLNAINIFPVADGDTGTNLYLTVRAAAQALHCLDTSALPVISADPAIHSFGPPDPAQNDVGAVLSRAGLAAMEQARGNSGTLFAVFLCAAAEPLAGHHRLSAPLFAAALNRAQLRAWSALSDPVPGTMLSVMEAAARAAATVDAEHNGDDSNHALGLALDAAVEAALAAVVRTEGQLEALHAAHVVDAGGVGMLLILDCLRSAVLGEELQDQLLDGLHGYDVQDPHIHAGMPRDEGVEVMCTITLSPLDAATMRQRLDEIGESVIMSQAGATADANGAYRWRVHVHVPEAALAMALIRALGEPSDISVSELALPEAELEAEPHDAGPREPAGQAADGYER; encoded by the coding sequence ATGAAGCGGTGGTTGGGCAAGGCAGAAACGACGCTTGGAAACCACAGCGACCGCCTGAACGCCATCAACATCTTTCCGGTCGCCGACGGCGACACCGGCACGAACCTTTACCTCACGGTCCGGGCCGCTGCCCAGGCACTGCACTGCCTGGACACCTCCGCGCTGCCCGTGATCAGCGCGGATCCGGCGATCCACTCCTTCGGCCCGCCGGACCCGGCGCAGAACGACGTCGGGGCCGTACTGTCCCGCGCCGGCCTGGCCGCCATGGAGCAGGCCCGCGGCAACTCAGGCACCCTGTTCGCCGTGTTCCTCTGCGCCGCAGCCGAACCGCTTGCCGGCCACCACCGGCTCAGCGCACCGCTGTTTGCCGCTGCCTTGAACCGCGCCCAGCTCCGGGCCTGGTCCGCGCTAAGTGATCCGGTTCCGGGAACCATGCTGTCCGTGATGGAAGCCGCCGCCCGCGCGGCCGCGACAGTGGACGCCGAGCATAACGGTGACGACAGCAACCACGCCCTGGGCCTGGCCCTGGATGCCGCAGTCGAAGCGGCGCTGGCGGCCGTGGTCCGCACCGAAGGGCAGCTGGAGGCCCTGCACGCAGCGCACGTGGTGGACGCCGGCGGCGTGGGGATGCTGCTGATCCTCGACTGCCTCCGTTCCGCCGTGCTCGGCGAGGAACTCCAGGACCAGCTCCTGGACGGCCTGCACGGCTACGACGTGCAGGACCCGCACATCCATGCCGGTATGCCGCGGGACGAAGGTGTGGAAGTTATGTGCACCATCACGCTCTCGCCGCTCGACGCTGCAACGATGCGGCAGCGGCTCGACGAAATCGGCGAGTCCGTCATCATGAGCCAGGCCGGCGCTACCGCCGACGCAAACGGGGCATACCGCTGGCGGGTCCACGTCCATGTGCCCGAGGCAGCACTTGCCATGGCCCTGATCCGGGCCCTCGGCGAACCCTCGGATATCAGCGTGTCAGAACTCGCCCTGCCGGAGGCCGAATTGGAGGCCGAACCGCACGACGCAGGTCCCCGGGAACCCGCAGGACAGGCCGCCGACGGATATGAACGCTAA
- a CDS encoding thiamine-phosphate kinase — translation MPEYVPDHVPDPLTVAELSESQLLERIFPRLHYGQAHNPSLILGPGDDAAIVAAPDGRTVLSIDTQVVDQDFRLEWNNGYRTTGYDVGWKAAAQNLSDINAMGARATSLVVSLTMPPDTRVAWVEDFADGISAGIRELGAPDCAVAGGDLGRGRELAVSVAILGTLDGKAAVLRSGARPGDTLALAGTVGRAAAGLALLESTTPVGELSQEQRALLDTQCRPLPPLAAGPLARDCGATAMMDISDGLVRDGNRLAAASHVVLNLDSSVLKVLAGPLRPAADLLRTDPLDWVLGGGEDHGLLATFPPGVQLPHGFTALGSVGALAPTDSTGVTIAGRPADTVGWDHFAD, via the coding sequence GTGCCCGAATACGTCCCTGACCACGTCCCTGACCCGCTGACCGTCGCGGAGCTCTCCGAGTCCCAGCTCCTGGAGCGGATCTTCCCGCGCCTGCACTACGGCCAGGCGCACAACCCGTCCCTGATCCTGGGCCCCGGCGACGACGCCGCGATTGTGGCCGCGCCGGATGGCCGGACGGTCCTCAGCATCGACACGCAGGTGGTCGACCAGGACTTCCGCCTGGAGTGGAACAACGGCTACCGGACCACCGGCTACGACGTCGGCTGGAAGGCCGCCGCACAAAACCTCAGCGACATCAACGCCATGGGGGCCCGGGCCACCTCCCTCGTCGTCAGCCTCACGATGCCCCCGGACACCCGTGTCGCCTGGGTCGAGGACTTCGCCGACGGAATCAGCGCCGGCATCCGGGAACTGGGCGCCCCGGACTGTGCCGTGGCCGGGGGAGACCTGGGCCGGGGCCGCGAACTCGCGGTCAGCGTCGCGATCCTCGGCACCCTTGACGGCAAGGCGGCCGTGCTGCGGTCCGGCGCCCGCCCGGGGGACACCCTGGCGCTGGCCGGCACGGTGGGGCGGGCGGCAGCAGGTTTGGCGCTGTTGGAATCCACAACGCCCGTCGGGGAGCTGAGCCAGGAGCAGCGCGCCCTCCTGGACACCCAGTGCCGGCCCCTGCCGCCGCTCGCGGCGGGACCGCTGGCCAGGGACTGCGGGGCCACGGCCATGATGGACATTTCCGATGGGCTGGTCCGAGACGGCAACCGGCTGGCAGCTGCCAGCCACGTTGTGCTGAACCTTGACTCGTCGGTTTTGAAGGTCCTGGCCGGCCCGCTCCGGCCGGCCGCCGACCTGCTCCGCACAGATCCGCTGGACTGGGTGCTGGGCGGCGGAGAGGATCACGGATTGCTTGCCACATTCCCGCCGGGCGTTCAGCTGCCTCACGGTTTCACTGCGCTAGGCTCGGTAGGGGCCCTTGCACCAACGGACAGCACGGGCGTGACAATAGCGGGCAGGCCCGCTGACACTGTGGGATGGGATCACTTTGCAGACTAA